One genomic segment of Gammaproteobacteria bacterium includes these proteins:
- a CDS encoding acyl carrier protein, translating into MTIINAITAKNIQEQLTLLLNNMIQGWDMDILEPIGAETRLIEDLNFESVDLMQLIVSIEQTFGVRGLPYEQVLMQDGGYVTEITVQQLTTFLHRFIPLHRTGQFQSLPSPAG; encoded by the coding sequence ATGACCATCATCAACGCCATCACTGCAAAAAATATCCAGGAACAGCTCACTTTGCTGCTAAACAACATGATTCAAGGGTGGGATATGGATATTCTGGAACCGATTGGCGCGGAAACCCGGCTCATCGAAGACCTGAATTTCGAGTCGGTAGACTTGATGCAGCTGATTGTGTCTATCGAGCAGACGTTTGGAGTGCGAGGATTGCCCTATGAACAGGTGCTAATGCAGGATGGCGGCTATGTCACCGAGATCACGGTTCAACAACTAACGACGTTCCTTCATCGTTTCATCCCGCTTCACAGGACTGGCCAATTTCAGTCGTTACCCTCCCCGGCAGGCTGA
- a CDS encoding acyl-CoA ligase (AMP-forming), exosortase A system-associated, producing the protein MARLLHELILEQAERRTDATAIIHRQTALDYASLADLIRTTGRGLLALGLNRAERVAVYLPKRLEAVAALFGATLAGGVFVPVNPLLKPEQVAYILRDCNVHILVTARDRAESLAPLLVDCPDLHSLVLVDEASLSTPHAHHLQVLGWPALLAADDGRSPAPAIDIDMAAILYTSGSTGKPKGVVLSHRNMLAGAYSVAEYLGNHADDRLLAVLPFSFDYGLSQLTTAFVAGARAVLMDYLLPRDVVSTVAREGITGLAAVPPMWVQLAQLEWPQATVDNLRYITNSGGAMPRATLDALRRSLPKTAPFLMYGLTEAFRSTYLPPAEIDRRPDSMGKAIPNAEILVVREDGTPCAPGEPGELVHRGALVGLGYWNDPAKTAERYRPAPGQNPGLPIPELAVWSGDTVRMDKEGFLYFIGRKDDMIKTSGYRVSPTEVEEVIYGSGQAAEAAALGIPHPALGQAVVAVIKPLREDFNASELIAHCKQHLPNFMVPLQVIAYSSDLPRNPNGKIDRKRLVEALSGLFES; encoded by the coding sequence ATGGCCAGATTGCTGCACGAACTTATTCTCGAACAGGCGGAGCGCCGCACTGACGCCACGGCCATCATTCACCGGCAAACAGCTTTGGATTATGCAAGTTTAGCTGATTTGATCCGGACAACCGGTCGTGGCTTGTTGGCGCTGGGGCTGAACCGGGCGGAACGGGTCGCCGTTTATTTGCCCAAGCGCCTGGAAGCGGTGGCCGCCCTGTTTGGCGCGACGCTGGCGGGTGGGGTATTTGTACCGGTCAATCCGTTGCTGAAGCCCGAACAAGTGGCCTACATTCTGCGCGATTGCAACGTCCACATCCTGGTCACCGCCCGCGACCGGGCCGAATCACTAGCCCCGTTACTGGTTGATTGTCCGGACCTGCACAGCCTGGTGCTGGTCGATGAAGCTTCTCTGTCGACGCCGCATGCGCATCATTTACAGGTTCTGGGCTGGCCGGCGCTGCTCGCAGCGGACGATGGCCGTTCGCCCGCTCCGGCCATTGATATCGACATGGCGGCGATTCTCTACACCTCCGGGAGCACCGGCAAACCCAAAGGCGTCGTGCTATCTCATCGCAATATGTTGGCCGGCGCTTACAGCGTGGCGGAATACCTGGGCAACCATGCCGATGACCGGTTGCTGGCGGTGCTGCCCTTTAGTTTCGATTATGGCCTGAGTCAGTTAACCACCGCTTTCGTAGCCGGGGCGCGGGCGGTGTTAATGGATTATCTGTTGCCCCGCGACGTGGTGAGTACGGTCGCCCGCGAGGGAATTACTGGCCTGGCGGCAGTGCCGCCGATGTGGGTGCAACTTGCTCAACTGGAATGGCCGCAAGCAACTGTGGACAACCTGCGCTATATCACCAATTCCGGCGGCGCCATGCCGCGCGCCACGCTGGACGCCTTGCGCCGTTCCCTGCCGAAAACCGCGCCGTTCCTGATGTACGGATTAACCGAGGCGTTTCGTTCGACTTACCTGCCGCCGGCTGAAATTGACCGCCGGCCCGATTCGATGGGCAAGGCCATTCCCAACGCGGAAATTCTGGTGGTGCGCGAAGATGGAACGCCCTGCGCGCCGGGGGAACCGGGGGAACTGGTGCATCGCGGAGCGCTGGTCGGACTGGGGTATTGGAATGATCCAGCTAAAACCGCGGAGCGCTATCGTCCAGCGCCGGGGCAGAATCCGGGGTTACCGATCCCCGAACTTGCTGTTTGGTCGGGTGACACGGTGCGAATGGACAAGGAGGGTTTCCTGTACTTTATCGGTCGTAAGGATGACATGATCAAAACTTCCGGTTACCGGGTCAGTCCCACCGAAGTCGAGGAAGTCATTTATGGCAGTGGCCAGGCTGCCGAGGCGGCGGCGCTGGGCATTCCGCATCCGGCGCTGGGCCAGGCGGTGGTGGCGGTGATCAAGCCGCTGCGCGAAGATTTCAACGCGAGCGAATTAATCGCCCATTGCAAGCAGCATCTGCCTAACTTTATGGTACCGTTGCAAGTTATTGCCTATTCCAGCGACCTGCCGCGCAATCCGAATGGCAAGATCGACCGCAAAAGGCTAGTTGAGGCATTAAGCGGTCTGTTTGAAAGCTGA
- a CDS encoding porin, with amino-acid sequence MSQYQRYLLSFLGFAGVLATISPVHASGLQITEQSVTGLGRAFAGGSLPNDDASAAYFNPADMMLSKGAQAQAGMTFIGIIIDVSNAGSTLRLPANLGELLTRPPGTVIPVFVTLPTSGLAYDDGGTDNVAPNGYYIMDINDRMRFGLSMTTPFAVSTSYSRNWVGRYHAVDSELLTMDINPSIAYRINDQLSIGGGISAQYADATLSQALFNPLAPNSDGYAKVEADGWGFGYNLGATYELDSNTRFGISYRSRIKHSVEGDRTITNFISDRNGEVGAKAKVTLPDWVGLNAYRRINDQWAVMGGVRWTNWSLFKELKIDFVDGAQSLTEEHWEDSWAFNVGVSYDYNPEWTFRAGYQYDQTPVPSAEFRTPRIPDSDRNAFAFGLSYHPNSQLSVDFSYMYLVFKDSSTDNTIDLLSTAPGLATDTLRVDYESSGHLLGLQASYRF; translated from the coding sequence ATGAGTCAATACCAACGTTACTTACTGTCCTTCCTCGGTTTCGCTGGAGTCCTTGCGACGATCAGCCCGGTCCATGCCTCCGGTCTGCAAATCACCGAGCAGAGCGTGACCGGTCTGGGCCGGGCCTTTGCCGGAGGCAGCTTACCGAATGACGATGCTTCCGCCGCCTACTTCAATCCCGCTGACATGATGCTGAGCAAAGGTGCTCAGGCGCAAGCCGGGATGACCTTTATCGGCATCATCATCGATGTGAGTAATGCAGGTTCCACCCTTCGCTTGCCGGCCAATCTGGGGGAGCTGTTAACCCGGCCACCCGGCACGGTCATACCGGTGTTCGTGACCTTGCCGACCTCGGGACTCGCCTACGATGACGGCGGTACCGATAATGTGGCGCCCAACGGTTACTACATCATGGACATCAACGACCGGATGCGCTTTGGATTAAGCATGACTACGCCGTTTGCTGTGAGCACCAGCTATAGCCGGAACTGGGTGGGCCGTTATCACGCGGTGGATTCGGAATTGCTGACCATGGATATCAATCCTTCCATCGCCTACCGCATCAACGACCAGTTATCGATTGGCGGCGGGATCAGCGCACAGTACGCCGATGCTACGCTGAGTCAGGCGTTGTTCAATCCATTAGCGCCGAACAGCGATGGCTACGCCAAGGTCGAAGCCGATGGCTGGGGCTTTGGCTACAACCTCGGCGCGACTTATGAACTTGACTCCAATACCCGATTCGGCATTAGTTACCGTTCACGGATCAAGCATTCGGTGGAGGGCGACCGTACAATCACCAACTTTATCTCTGACCGGAATGGCGAAGTTGGCGCCAAGGCTAAGGTGACCCTGCCGGACTGGGTGGGGTTGAACGCCTACCGACGGATTAATGATCAATGGGCGGTGATGGGCGGCGTGCGCTGGACCAACTGGAGTCTGTTCAAGGAATTGAAAATTGACTTCGTGGACGGTGCGCAGAGTTTGACCGAGGAGCACTGGGAAGACAGCTGGGCCTTCAACGTTGGCGTCAGCTATGACTACAATCCGGAGTGGACCTTCCGCGCTGGTTACCAATATGACCAGACCCCGGTGCCATCAGCAGAATTTCGCACTCCGCGCATTCCCGATTCTGATCGCAATGCCTTCGCGTTCGGTTTGAGTTATCATCCGAACTCACAACTGTCCGTGGATTTTAGCTATATGTATCTGGTATTTAAAGATTCCAGCACGGACAACACCATTGATTTACTGTCGACCGCGCCGGGACTGGCCACGGATACGTTGCGCGTTGACTACGAAAGTTCGGGGCATCTGCTTGGATTGCAAGCGAGTTATCGATTTTAA
- a CDS encoding glutaredoxin family protein, whose protein sequence is MNRFFVLYVTSGCHLCEQAESLIQGQKSIAVSAVEIADDAELLEQYGARIPVLQRQETGEELDWPFDVEALQRFLTG, encoded by the coding sequence GTGAACCGCTTTTTTGTCTTGTACGTAACCAGTGGCTGCCATCTATGCGAACAGGCAGAAAGTTTAATCCAGGGACAAAAAAGTATTGCCGTCAGCGCAGTAGAAATTGCCGACGACGCTGAACTCTTGGAACAGTATGGCGCGCGCATTCCGGTCTTGCAGCGACAGGAAACCGGCGAAGAACTGGACTGGCCTTTTGACGTGGAAGCCCTTCAACGCTTTTTGACCGGGTAA